One Hypomesus transpacificus isolate Combined female chromosome 6, fHypTra1, whole genome shotgun sequence DNA segment encodes these proteins:
- the LOC124468870 gene encoding H-2 class II histocompatibility antigen, A-R alpha chain-like isoform X2, whose amino-acid sequence MNYFIIYIFISVAVYTSAKAPGSTIYPKEKIELESENTLICFVNDFYPPSINVKWTKNNVKLTEGSLGRYHLNKDGTFFQVSTLTFTPQDGDIYACTVEHPALESPQTQFWEVEVNESSAGPAVFCGVGLTLGLLGVAAGTFLLVKQPQSNQA is encoded by the exons ATGAACtactttattatatatatttttatcagTGTGGCAGTATACACCTCGGCAAAAG CACCTGGAAGCACCATTTACCCCAAGGAAAAGATTGAGCTGGAGTCAGAAAATACCTTAATTTGCTTTGTGAATGATTTCTACCCTCCATCAATCAACGTGAAGTGGACCAAGAATAACGTGAAACTGACAGAGGGGTCATTGGGTCGTTATCACCTTAACAAAGATGGAACGTTCTTTCAGGTTTCCACCCTTACATTTACCCCTCAGGATGGAGACATCTATGCCTGCACTGTGGAGCACCCAGCCTTGGAGAGCCCCCAAACCCAATTCTGGG AGGTGGAGGTGAATGAGTCCAGTGCAGGTCCAGCTGTATTCTGTGGAGTGGGTCTGACTCTGGGGCTTTTAGGAGTGGCAGCCGGAACATTCCTCCTTGTAAAACAACCACAGTCAAATCAGGCTTGA
- the LOC124468870 gene encoding H-2 class II histocompatibility antigen, A-R alpha chain-like isoform X1 has protein sequence MNYFIIYIFISVAVYTSAKGPEIQYMFGCFDSAPGSTIYPKEKIELESENTLICFVNDFYPPSINVKWTKNNVKLTEGSLGRYHLNKDGTFFQVSTLTFTPQDGDIYACTVEHPALESPQTQFWEVEVNESSAGPAVFCGVGLTLGLLGVAAGTFLLVKQPQSNQA, from the exons ATGAACtactttattatatatatttttatcagTGTGGCAGTATACACCTCGGCAAAAG gtCCTGAAATTCAATACATGTTTGGATGCTTTGATTCAG CACCTGGAAGCACCATTTACCCCAAGGAAAAGATTGAGCTGGAGTCAGAAAATACCTTAATTTGCTTTGTGAATGATTTCTACCCTCCATCAATCAACGTGAAGTGGACCAAGAATAACGTGAAACTGACAGAGGGGTCATTGGGTCGTTATCACCTTAACAAAGATGGAACGTTCTTTCAGGTTTCCACCCTTACATTTACCCCTCAGGATGGAGACATCTATGCCTGCACTGTGGAGCACCCAGCCTTGGAGAGCCCCCAAACCCAATTCTGGG AGGTGGAGGTGAATGAGTCCAGTGCAGGTCCAGCTGTATTCTGTGGAGTGGGTCTGACTCTGGGGCTTTTAGGAGTGGCAGCCGGAACATTCCTCCTTGTAAAACAACCACAGTCAAATCAGGCTTGA
- the LOC124468867 gene encoding LOW QUALITY PROTEIN: rano class II histocompatibility antigen, A beta chain-like (The sequence of the model RefSeq protein was modified relative to this genomic sequence to represent the inferred CDS: deleted 1 base in 1 codon), protein MSNLSSKRLLLLFIFPSLFGHARSSNGYFSLTNARCQIPSRDAKDMEYILEYHFNGKLLLMYNSTEKKYTGYTPKAVLVAAKWTGTYDILMRESDKDLLCKSNAAAVWDTIRMNTAEPDVQLWSVKPFSSGHPNMLVCSAYDFYPKQIKVTWLKDGKHWTSDVTSTEELSNLDWTYQLHTYLEYVPKPGERITCMVEHASLARPKLYDWDPLPESEQNEIIVGVCGLLLGIVCVAAGLIKYNLQSTAGRVVVSSKLKLGRPEAEKIPVRSVL, encoded by the exons ATGTCTAACCTTTCTTCGAAACGCCTGCTACTCCTGTTCATCTTCCCCTCACTGTTCGGACATG CACGCTCCTCGAACGgatatttctctctcacaaatGCTCGGTGTCAGATACCGTCAAGAGACGCAAAGGATATGGAGTACATACTTGAGTACCATTTCAATGGAAAGTTGCTGCTGATGTACAACAGTACTGAAAAAAAGTACACAGGTTATACCCCCAAAGCAGTACTTGTGGCTGCTAAATGGACCGGCACTTATGATATTCtgatgagagagagtgataaagATCTATTATGCAAATCTAACGCTGCTGCAGTTTGGGACACGATAAGGATGAACACAG CCGAGCCCGACGTCCAGCTGTGGTCAGTGAAGCCTTTCAGCTCTGGACATCCTAACATGCTGGTGTGCAGTGCTTACGACTTTTACcccaaacaaatcaaagtgacATGGCTGAAGGAT GGAAAGCATTGGACCTCAGATGTCACCTCCACAGAAGAGTTGTCCAATCTGGACTGGACCTACCAGTTACACACCTACCTGGAATACGTGCCCAAACCTGGAGAGCGAATCACTTGTATGGTGGAGCACGCTAGCCTTGCTAGGCCCAAGCTGTATGACTGGG ACCCCTTGCCTGAATCGGAGCAAAATGAAATAATAGTTGGGGTTTGTGGTCTGCTGCTTGGAATAGTATGTGTGGCTGCAGGACTGATTAAGTACAACCTACAATCAACTG CTGGAAGAGTTGTTGTTTCCAGCAAGTTAAAGTTGGGACGTCCAGAAGCAGAAAAGATTCCAGTGCGTTCTGTTTTATGA